DNA sequence from the Ruminococcus albus 7 = DSM 20455 genome:
GATCCCGGCACAAAAAATGCCGTTTACATATATAGATCACTGTACGCACGATGGCAGGCTGACGCTTGCCAGGACCCACTTCCGACACTGTCGCAGTTAAACTCTCTCTTGACCGTAGTGAGAGCAAGGTTTCGGGCGGGGTAGGGGGAACCCCATTTTAAATAACGGGATATGAAGCAACGTGTTATACTGTACAGAGGTCATCAGCATCTTGACAATTCCCGCGGAGACAGACATTCAATAAAACCATATCAGGTAATGGCTGCCGCGGGTACATATTATTATTTCGTCATAAGCATTCTTGTTTGAATATCTTGTGAAATACGCCTTCATCGCAGCGGTATCCGGATGTTGCCGCCAATACAGGTATTGAAAAATATCTGTGGATATGATATGATGAAAAAAACGTGCAGTACTATTATATATATGCATAGTACTATTATAATAAGACCACTCAAAAAAGATAAGGAAGGTGAACAGTGTGAAGAAAGCACTTATGGTCATAGATATGCAGAACGATTATCTGTGGGAAAAACGAAAGAGTAAATTTGCCTATGATACAGAACAGCTTGTAGCATCGGTAAATAGGCTGATACATGAGTACAGTGACAGCGGAAATGATGTTATCTATATACGTCATATCATACAGGATCTGCCCACTAACCGCCTGCTTTTCGGATTTTCCATAGCAGGAACCGAGGGGGCTGAGCTTTACAGCGGTGTTGATATCGTATCCGAACTTTGCTTTGATAAGCTGTTTGGCGATGCATTCACAAACAAGCAGCTTCTTGCCTTGTTCAGAAAAAACTCATACGATGAACTTCATATATGCGGCATTGATGAATACGGCTGTGTAACTTCAACTGCCTGCGGAGCAGTAAAGCGTCATATCCCTGTCAGGATAATAAGATCCGGTACTGCTACCGTGTTTACTGAAAAGAAAGCCGCAAAATACAGAAAAAAGCTGGAAACTGCAGGAGTCGAATATATATAGATATCAGTGACTGTTATCCATATAAAGGTCACGCTTTGTTGAATGTGTACTAATATATTCTGTGAGATTTGTTGATTATAACACCAAAAAAAGAGTATGCCTCATCCGTATATATATCGTAAGACAAAACAAAGGTGATGACCCCGAAAAGGAGGAAACAACATGAAAAATAATACTTTAAAGAAAACTGTATGCGCAGCCCTTGCAGGACTTATACTTACCATGACAGCCTGCGGCAGTGTGAATGAGAAGACGGACACTGACAGTAAACAGCCTGCGGCAGCAAATGCCGATTCCGAGACTACTCACGAAGCTGATATCCCTGCACCTGAAAGAACAAACAGTGCCAAGCCACTTTCTGCCGAAAAGCTGGCAAAGTCAGATTCAGCACCGGATGCGGCTTTCTATGACAGTTACAGCGATTATGCGGCAGAACTTTTCAGGCAAAGCTGTACCGAGGATATAAGAAACGGAAAAAATGTCATGGTCTCACCCGAAAGTGTTATGATGGCACTGGGTATGACAGCAAACGGTGCAAATGGCGAGACTCTTTCACAGATGCAGAAAGCACTTGGCGATATCAGTATAGATGATATCAACACTGCTATGCAGTATCGTCTTAACAAGTATGCTCAGGATAACGATATCAGTTTCAATGCGGCAAATTCCGTGTGGGTGCGTGATGACGAAAACGGCATTACATTAAGACAGGATTTTTACGATAAGGTAAAAAGTGCATATAACGCTGATACCTTCGCGCTGCCATTTGATGATGCAGCACTGAATGCTATAAATGGCTGGGTCAAGGAAAATACAAAAGATATGATTCCCGGCATACTGGACAAAATGGATGATCAGGCAAAGGCGTATATCATAAATGCCATGGCTTTTGAGGGCGAATGGGAAGAAGTATACGAGGATCACCAGATAAACGAGGATGATGTATTCACGAACAGCCGAGGCGAAGAGGAAACAGTAAGCATGATGTATTCCAAGGAAAACGGCTACTTTGAGGACGAGGATACTACGGGCTTCATAAAGTACTACAAGGGCGGAGATTATGCATTCATGGCTATGCTGCCTGCTGAGGGAACCGGGCTTGTTGATTATGTATCGGGCATTGACGGTAAAAAGCTTTCAAAGCTATGGTCATCTGCAAGCGGTGAAGTAAATGTAAGCATACCAAATTTCAGCTTCGATTATGAAAATGAACTCAGTGATGAACTCTCAGCTATGGGAATGCCCGCGGCTTTCTCGGATGCCGCTGATTTCTCGGGAATGTCTGATACCGATCAGCTTTACATAAGCGATGTTATCCATAAGACCCATATTGATGTGGATCGCAGCGGAACAAAAGCTGCAGCTGTTACAGCAGTAGAGATGAAGTGTGCAGGTGTTATGGGGAACGATGAAAACCGTAAAGAGGTTTATCTTGACAGACCCTTTGCCTATGCTATAATAGATACCGAGAGCGGAACACCTATATTTATCGGTGCTGTAAATACCGTAAAATAATGGCAGTTTACACAGTATGATAAGCAATAAATAAACAAGACCCGCAGTAGATCGAACCTGCGGGTCTTGCGTTATATCATTTGAGCAGAGCCTTTGCCGACTTTGCTATATTATCGGGAACTATGCCCAGCTCTTTGAGAAGCTCGTTAGCGTTGTAGCGGTCATAGAACTTCTTGCCAAGACCGAAGCACTTGACCTTCATATCGCTGTCGCCATAGAAAGCTGCGATCTTCTGACCGAAGCCGCCGTCAAGAACACCGTCTTCAAGTGTCACTACTACCTTGTGATTCGCTTTGAGTTTCTCAAGCAGTGCGGTATCCAGACCAGTGATATATCTTGGATTTATCAGTGTAGCGTCAATGCCGGAAGCTGCAAGTTCAGCCACTGTCTGCTCACCGATCTGATAGAAGTCACCGAGAGCTATCACTGCTATGTCCTTGCCCTGCTTTGTAACTTCAAATTTATTGAGGTCACTGTAATCGGTTGGGAATTTCTTATCGGAATGCTGAACACCGTTGCAGGGTACACGTATTGCTACAGGATACTTTGTCTGCTCTACTGACCAGTCCAGCATAGCGAGATACTCCTCTGCACAGGTAGGTGCCAGGTATACCAGTTCAGGCATATTGGAAAGCATGGGGATATCGTAGATACCTATATGTGTAGCGTCGCTCATTCCCCATACCGAAGCTGAGTATACAGCGATGGTCACGGGGTTGCTGTTGAGGCATATATCCTGCATTATCTGGTCGAAGGCTCTCTGCATGAAGGTACTGTTTACACCGAAAACAGGCTTGCCGCCGTTCTTGGCGATACCCGATGCCAGTGCAGCTGCAGTTTCCTCTGCTATGCCAACATCAAAAAACTGATCCTTGAACTGTCTGCGCTTATCCTCACCAAAGCCCATAACACCTGGGGTAGCGGCATTTATACCGCATACTGTCTTGTCGGAGCTCATCTTCTTTGTAAGGTAGTCTGCGGTCATGGAACCGTAGCTTTCACCGCTCCAGTCCCATTTGCCCTTACCTGTTTCGGGGTCAAAGGGCATATGCCAGTGCCATTCCTCACGATTCTCCTCGGCAGGCTTGTAGCCCTTGCCCTTCTGGGTGACGATATGCACTGCAACAGGCTTTGTGCTGTCCTTTACACTTCTGAATGCTTCTATCAGCTGAGGGATATCGTTGCCGTCTTTTACGAACACGTAGTCAAGCCCCATAGCTGTGAACAGATTTGTATCTGCCTTGCCGTTGCCTTCGCGGAGTGCTTTGAGGTTTTTGTACATACCGCCGTGGTTCTCTGCGATTGACATATCATTATCGTTTATTACTATTATAAAATTGGTATCCATCTCACCTGCGAAATCTATACCCTCAAGGGCTTCGCCGCCGCTGAGAGAGCCGTCACCGATGATAGCGATTATATTCTCCTTGCCGCCTGTCAGATCTCTGCCCTTGGCAAGACCGGCAGCAAGGCTGACGGAGGTAGATGTATGACCGATAAAGAACTGGTCATGCTCACTCTCGGGGGGATAGGTGTATCCGCATACATCATCAAAATGAGCTTCATCGGTGTAAGCGAGCCTTCTGCCTGTCAGCATTTTGTGGGGATAGGTCTGGTGAGAAACGTCAAACACCATTTTATCTTTTGGTGAATCAAATACATAGTGCAGTGCGATAGTTGCTTCTACCATACCGAAATTAGGACCGAAATGTCCGCCGTGTTTTGTAAGGCGGTTCATCAGGGCATCTCGTATATCGCCTGCCAGCTGTTTCAGTTCTTCGGTGCTGAGTTTTTTTACATCAGCAGGGCTGTTAATGTTGTTAAGTATCTCGTACATATCATCATCCTCGTTTCATATCTTAATAACATTTTCATAAAACTAAAATTGATCGTGCTGCATCACTGTAATATTATATCACATGCCGTCAGCGATGAGTATAATATTTTTATAAACAAATAGAACAAATCTATATTGTGTGTATTATAGCCTTATAAGTATATACTATACCGGTTATCCCGTTAACACAGCATCGCAAAGTGATACATAACAATGAAACATTGTGCAGATGTTATCTTTCCCACCGCCTGCAGCAGGGGAAGATGACCGCCGGGTATTTAAAGTTTTGATATAACACAAATTAATTATGGTGTATCAGCGGGATGATCATATATACTATTTATAATAGCATTCTAAGATCTGTCAGCAGGAGTTTTGATGCAGGCTGTTTATAAATTATACCATATCGCTTGGAGTTTATCAAGCCTATTTATACGTTTTTGTGAAATTTATTAAGTCGAAAAACATTTGATTAGCTGCAACAATGGTCGGCGGATGAGTATATATCAATAGATTTACCCCATTATACAGGCGTGTGAAGTGGTTGGCTGAACGGTCGATCATATTATTTGATGATGTTATGTAGATGAAAATATTTTTATAAATTTAAAACGTTTAAGTGGATTGACTAATTATAATAATTGTGATATAATTCATACAAGGTTCCTTTGATATGTATATATTATTGAGGGCAGGTGATCCTTTATGAATGATATGATCTCCCGAAAATCGCTGACGGTACGTATGCCGGTGCTTCTCACCATGAGCATACTTATGATACTTCTGTTTGTTCTTGCTGCTGTATTCATCAGATTCAGAGGGCGAATGATAGAAGACTATACCGACATGGGCAAAGGTTTGACTAACCTTATGGCTGCCTAGATAGATCCCGATATGGTCGATGAGTATATCGAAAAGAATTTTGAGATGAAAGAATATAACGATGTTCGCAGAAGGCTTGAGATGCTGAAGACCAATTCACCGAAGGTGCTGTATATGTATGTTTACAGATTCAAGCGGGACGGTGCTGTAGTCATATTCGATATGGACAGCGAGAATGGTGTTGCTGATGCGGATGCTCCGGGAGATATCTATCCCCTTGATCCTGAGCTTGAAAAGAACATTGATGATCTTGTGGCAGGAAATGAAACACCTGCGCTGATAGGCGATACTGAGGACGGTTACCTGCTTACGTACTGCAAGCCTCTGTTCGGTTCGGACGGAAAATACCAATGTCATGTCTGTGTGGACTTCTCGGTTGAAAAACTCCACCGTGAGGATATGAGATTTGTACTGGGTACGATGATACTATCGCTTGTGGCAGTAATGGTGATACTTATAGCGGATATTTATATAGTACATCGGCGCATAGCGGGACCGCTGAACAAAATGAAGCTGGCGACAGACGGCTTTGCCTATGAGAGCAAGGAGGATCATGAGAACAATATCCGCTTAATGGAGGCGCTGGATATCAGGACAAATGACGAGATAGAGGATATATATCATCTGTTCCTGACGTTCATGAGAAATAATCTTTTATATATGAATCGGCTTGAAAAAGCGAATGATACTATTATAGAAAAGGATACACGTCTGGGACAGGTGAGCATGAGGGCTTATTTCGATCCTCTTACAGGAGCGGCTTCAAAGGCGGCTTATGATGAGATGTCGGCAGGAACGGAATGGAGCGGGAAAGCGGTTCGCTGTGCTGGTATACGATATCAACGATCTGAAATATATAAATGACAACTATGGGCATAATTCAGGTGATCTTTATATAAAGGGCTGTTACGGAATACTTTCGGAGGTGTATGAAAGCTGTGTGGTATACCGCATCGGCGGAGATGAGTTCGCGGTAGTGCTGATGGATGAGTATTATGACAGAAGGAAAGAGCTGTTTGCAGAGGCGGCGGAAAGATTTGAATACGCAAGGGCTCAGACAGACCGTGAACCCTGGGAGAGATATTCAATGGCAGGCGGTATATCCGAATACACAGGATCAGATAAAAGCTATGAAGATGTATTCGAGTGTGCTGACAGGGATATGTATGAGAACAAGGACAGGTTAAAGAAAAAATACGGTGTTAAACCGAGATAAAAAAGACTGCTCAGGCAGTCTTTTTTATGTCTGCATCCCGAAAGGGACTTATATTGCCGTTACAGCTGTCGAACCGGAAGAGGCTCAGGATAACCAAATATTGTGATTTTTTGGAAACGGCTGTAATTGTGATCCTAAAGTATGATGATCAGGAAAGTTTCATGTCAGATATCATCGGCAGAAAAGCCTTGAAAGGTCTGTGTTCAGGGGAATGACGGCGCAAAAAACAGAAGTGAAAATATTACGAAATTATTTCATACTGTTTATTGTGATTTAAATGGTCAAAATATTTACATTTATTATTATTCGTATAATGTTGTGCGAAAAAGCCCCTAAATTCAATCAATATTGGACGGAATTTTTATGACTGATGACCATTAATCGCAATAATTGATATGTGGAAACGTTTCCCGCGCAAAAAATGACTTGTATATTTTCGCAAATTTGGTAAACTTGAATTTAAGGACGGTCGATTATTGCGAAAGCATTCAGATACTATATCACGGCCGCTGTATGATCTAAATGCGGGATGTAAACGTCGGCCGCGATGGTTTATCTGTGGGCCCGTGCTTTTGTACATATCCGGTGTAGTGTTCCTGATAAGATCATTTCACGATCGTCCGATCATAAGACATGAACTTAAAACTTGGAAAGCGAGGAGAATAGTTTATGAAAACAACTGTTTCTAAGCGCATAATAAGCGCTCTTGTTTCCGGTGTGCTGATGGCAACGCCAATAATGTCGGCTGTTACAGCATCTGCTGCTAAGACACTCACTACGAGCCCGTCACACACACAGGAAGTCGGCTGGTACAATGACTACCACCATGAGATCTGGCAGGCAGATACTCCAAACTCTTCTACAATGACACTGCACGACAATGACGGTGGTTTCAGCACACAGTGGAAGTGCGGTCC
Encoded proteins:
- a CDS encoding 1-deoxy-D-xylulose-5-phosphate synthase; amino-acid sequence: MYEILNNINSPADVKKLSTEELKQLAGDIRDALMNRLTKHGGHFGPNFGMVEATIALHYVFDSPKDKMVFDVSHQTYPHKMLTGRRLAYTDEAHFDDVCGYTYPPESEHDQFFIGHTSTSVSLAAGLAKGRDLTGGKENIIAIIGDGSLSGGEALEGIDFAGEMDTNFIIVINDNDMSIAENHGGMYKNLKALREGNGKADTNLFTAMGLDYVFVKDGNDIPQLIEAFRSVKDSTKPVAVHIVTQKGKGYKPAEENREEWHWHMPFDPETGKGKWDWSGESYGSMTADYLTKKMSSDKTVCGINAATPGVMGFGEDKRRQFKDQFFDVGIAEETAAALASGIAKNGGKPVFGVNSTFMQRAFDQIMQDICLNSNPVTIAVYSASVWGMSDATHIGIYDIPMLSNMPELVYLAPTCAEEYLAMLDWSVEQTKYPVAIRVPCNGVQHSDKKFPTDYSDLNKFEVTKQGKDIAVIALGDFYQIGEQTVAELAASGIDATLINPRYITGLDTALLEKLKANHKVVVTLEDGVLDGGFGQKIAAFYGDSDMKVKCFGLGKKFYDRYNANELLKELGIVPDNIAKSAKALLK
- a CDS encoding serpin family protein, which encodes MKNNTLKKTVCAALAGLILTMTACGSVNEKTDTDSKQPAAANADSETTHEADIPAPERTNSAKPLSAEKLAKSDSAPDAAFYDSYSDYAAELFRQSCTEDIRNGKNVMVSPESVMMALGMTANGANGETLSQMQKALGDISIDDINTAMQYRLNKYAQDNDISFNAANSVWVRDDENGITLRQDFYDKVKSAYNADTFALPFDDAALNAINGWVKENTKDMIPGILDKMDDQAKAYIINAMAFEGEWEEVYEDHQINEDDVFTNSRGEEETVSMMYSKENGYFEDEDTTGFIKYYKGGDYAFMAMLPAEGTGLVDYVSGIDGKKLSKLWSSASGEVNVSIPNFSFDYENELSDELSAMGMPAAFSDAADFSGMSDTDQLYISDVIHKTHIDVDRSGTKAAAVTAVEMKCAGVMGNDENRKEVYLDRPFAYAIIDTESGTPIFIGAVNTVK
- a CDS encoding GGDEF domain-containing protein, with the translated sequence MRCRQERNGAGKRFAVLVYDINDLKYINDNYGHNSGDLYIKGCYGILSEVYESCVVYRIGGDEFAVVLMDEYYDRRKELFAEAAERFEYARAQTDREPWERYSMAGGISEYTGSDKSYEDVFECADRDMYENKDRLKKKYGVKPR
- a CDS encoding cysteine hydrolase family protein, with translation MKKALMVIDMQNDYLWEKRKSKFAYDTEQLVASVNRLIHEYSDSGNDVIYIRHIIQDLPTNRLLFGFSIAGTEGAELYSGVDIVSELCFDKLFGDAFTNKQLLALFRKNSYDELHICGIDEYGCVTSTACGAVKRHIPVRIIRSGTATVFTEKKAAKYRKKLETAGVEYI